A genome region from Pseudodesulfovibrio alkaliphilus includes the following:
- the cmk gene encoding (d)CMP kinase, with protein sequence MADPLIVTLDGPAGVGKSTMAKRLARELSIPYLDTGAMFRAVAWRLGDGAWERGDARLTVDLAGMEFSLSGIGEDSVLSLDGVPIGDEVRSEQVAMWASNIAVLPVVRASLKAAQQTLGQRFSLVAEGRDMGSVVFPAARCKFFLDATADERARRRLRQLAGMGKTADFDELREQIARRDHQDRNRAEAPLKPAPDAVIIDTTNLGQEQVFAALVRGIRG encoded by the coding sequence ATGGCTGATCCGCTCATCGTTACCCTCGACGGCCCGGCAGGGGTGGGCAAGTCCACCATGGCCAAGCGGCTGGCTCGGGAACTATCCATCCCCTATCTCGATACCGGGGCCATGTTCCGGGCCGTGGCCTGGCGGCTGGGCGACGGGGCCTGGGAGCGGGGCGATGCCAGGTTGACGGTTGATCTGGCCGGGATGGAGTTTTCCCTGTCCGGCATCGGCGAGGATTCGGTTCTTTCCCTGGACGGCGTACCCATCGGTGACGAGGTGCGCTCCGAGCAGGTGGCCATGTGGGCCTCGAACATCGCGGTGCTCCCCGTGGTCCGGGCCAGTCTCAAGGCCGCCCAGCAGACCCTTGGCCAGCGTTTTTCCCTGGTGGCCGAGGGGCGCGACATGGGCAGCGTGGTCTTCCCCGCCGCCCGGTGCAAGTTCTTCCTCGACGCCACGGCCGACGAACGCGCCCGGCGCCGTCTGCGCCAATTGGCGGGCATGGGGAAAACGGCCGATTTCGACGAACTGCGCGAGCAGATCGCCCGGCGCGACCACCAGGACCGCAATCGGGCCGAAGCGCCTCTCAAGCCCGCGCCCGACGCGGTGATCATCGACACCACCAACCTCGGCCAGGAGCAGGTCTTCGCCGCCCTGGTCCGGGGAATACGCGGCTGA